The following are encoded in a window of Primulina eburnea isolate SZY01 chromosome 4, ASM2296580v1, whole genome shotgun sequence genomic DNA:
- the LOC140831156 gene encoding UDP-glucosyl transferase 73B2-like codes for MGGVIADILVLPFFGQGHLNPSVELCKRLSSCSNSKVILIIPSHLSSSIPSALHENNPSIELLQIDLSNHDGPRSAHGHSPDHELGNRKMGQGIERFLAEKYKRVTGQCRPSCVVMDLMMSWSKEIFLRENIPIASFFTCGAASTAMEYAAWKAQAHDMRPDETRVLTGLPDCVALKYSDTKRRSLGGPPPPPGEHEPGKHGPDFGLRDPGQTPRWLDDGDDSAALLFNTCHELEGPFLDYISKQVNKPVLGVGPLLPDTYWKSIGTVVHDRDSRSKRKSNYTEDEVSQWLDSKPSKSVIYIAFGSEVGPDMEEYEQLADALGDSKWSFIWVIQPGSGRPKPPPLVGEKQGSDDKDEGFFPVGLEEKVGNRGIVIRGWAPQLLILSHPSTGGFLSHCGWNSTVEAIGRGVPILAWPIRGDQYYNAKLVVDYLKTGIMVATGDSLTKMVKKTDIAQGIDSLMNDKEILKRAINIEGKFESGFPSSSVASIKELIEFVSNN; via the coding sequence ATGGGAGGAGTTATTGCTGATATTTTGGTGCTGCCGTTTTTCGGGCAGGGCCATCTGAACCCGTCGGTGGAGCTCTGCAAACGCCTCTCTTCTTGCAGCAATTCTAAAGTCATTTTGATCATTCCTTCTCATCTTTCTTCCTCCATTCCTTCCGCTCTCCACGAGAATAACCCTTCCATTGAACTGCTTCAGATCGATTTGTCGAATCATGACGGACCTAGATCCGCTCACGGTCACAGCCCAGATCACGAGCTCGGAAATCGGAAGATGGGACAGGGGATCGAGAGATTTCTGGCCGAGAAATATAAAAGGGTTACGGGTCAGTGCCGACCCAGCTGTGTGGTGATGGACCTGATGATGAGCTGGAGTAAGGAGATTTTCCTGAGAGAGAATATACCCATCGCCTCCTTCTTTACTTGCGGTGCAGCTTCCACTGCAATGGAGTACGCTGCGTGGAAAGCCCAAGCGCATGACATGAGACCGGATGAGACCCGGGTGCTCACCGGGCTACCCGATTGTGTGGCGCTTAAATATTCGGACACCAAGAGGCGAAGCCTCGGAGgcccaccaccaccacctggAGAACACGAACCAGGTAAGCATGGTCCGGACTTTGGCCTTCGTGACCCGGGTCAGACACCTCGTTGGCTGGACGATGGAGATGATTCCGCAGCTTTACTGTTCAACACGTGTCATGAACTGGAAGGCCCGTTTCTCGACTACATATCCAAGCAAGTGAACAAGCCGGTACTCGGGGTCGGTCCGTTGCTACCGGACACATACTGGAAATCAATCGGCACAGTGGTTCACGACCGAGACAGTAGATCAAAGCGGAAATCGAATTACACCGAGGATGAAGTTAGCCAATGGTTGGACTCAAAGCCAAGTAAATCAGTCATTTATATAGCATTTGGCAGTGAAGTTGGACCCGATATGGAAGAATATGAGCAATTAGCAGATGCATTGGGAGATTCAAAATGGTCATTTATATGGGTAATCCAGCCGGGTTCGGGCAGACCAAAACCACCTCCATTGGTTGGTGAGAAACAGGGTTCAGATGACAAGGATGAGGGCTTCTTTCCTGTAGGATTGGAAGAAAAGGTTGGAAATAGAGGGATAGTAATCAGGGGCTGGGCGCCTCAGTTACTGATCTTGAGTCATCCGTCCACCGGTGGATTTCTATCACACTGTGGGTGGAATTCGACTGTGGAGGCGATTGGGCGAGGTGTTCCGATCTTGGCTTGGCCGATTCGGGGCGACCAGTACTACAATGCAAAACTGGTGGTGGATTATTTGAAGACAGGAATCATGGTTGCAACTGGTGATAGTTTAACAAAGATGGTGAAGAAGACTGATATAGCTCAAGGGATTGATAGCCTGATGAATGACAAGGAAATCCTTAAGCGAGCTATCAATATAGAAGGTAAATTTGAGAGTGGCTTCCCATCGAGTTCTGTGGCTTCTATAAAGGAGTTGATCGAGTTTGTAAGCAACAATTAG